Proteins encoded by one window of Arachis hypogaea cultivar Tifrunner chromosome 1, arahy.Tifrunner.gnm2.J5K5, whole genome shotgun sequence:
- the LOC112802706 gene encoding protein transport protein SEC16B homolog, producing MASNPPFQLEDQTDEDFFDKLVEDDDVHVAPVKPMAQDVSSDSDDAAKVFANLGIGDADATVASENSGVGKSGIELNREDDGNKSNVGTVAGDYEKGGFMASLSEGTVDPGIHGTGSDVLKDSNASKSNGTAGPEIKQVGWNAFNMDSSGGEGFSDFFSEFGDQSSGDFGAKVYGGSNGEVKHDEVKHDNGIQSDGFNSSVTYAQYQEGQAYDASLGNSTSGQDLGSSQDWESLYPGWKYDYNTGQWYQVDDNATAATQGSTDGNAAVAAGWPAASDAAAEISYEQQPSQSIAGTLAQSGTTESVSNWNQVSQGNNGYPEHMYFDPQYPGWYYDTIAQEWRSLDTYNSSVQSTAQGLENGHASTGSFLHTDNNLYTEFGQAGSYGSQDVSGQAVDGRWSGSYGVNHQQGWNTYTTESVNRSGDHASSVGNKQLDHSYGSSISVKDQQSTSSSFGSVPMYNKVNHNHHQSNGSVGVQSFAPSADHTQHLNYSNTKYDEHQSFSNDYAESQKSFSYSQQSFQSGNQYSYAPHAGRSSAGRPPHALVTFGFGGKLVVMKDSSLMSSSFGSQDAAVQGSVSVLNVMEVVRGSMGSSSDYFHALTQQSFPGPLVGGSVGSKDLYKWIDERIANCGSPDMDYKKGERLRLLLSLLKIACQHYGKLRSPFGTDTILKENDTPESAVAKLFASVKMTSKDFTQYGILSHCLQNLPPEERMRATASEVQNLLVSGKKKEALQCAQEGQLWGPALVLASQLGEQFYVDTVKQMALRQLVAGSPLRTLCLLIAGQPAEVFSADSSTGGNPSAFNMPEQSAQLGSNAMLDDWEENLSVITANRTKDDELVIIHLGDSLWKERSEITAAHICYLVAEANFESYSDSARLCLLGADHWKFPRTYASPEAIQRTELYEYSKVIGNSQFILVPFQPYKLIYAYMLAEVGKISDSLKYCQAALKSLKIGRTPEVETWKQLVLSLEERIRTHQQGGYAANLAPAKLVGKLLNFFDSTAHKVVGGLPPPAPSSSQGTVHGNEQHHHSVAHTQRVASSQSTMAMSSLVPSVSMEPITEWTTDNNKMTMPNRSVSEPDFGRSPRQETSPDAQVREAVSGGTTHFSRFGFGSQLLQKTVGLVLRPRTGKQAKLGEKNKFYYDEKLKRWVEEGAEPPAEETALPPPPTNAVFQNGSTEYNLKSALQTEGSPSNGGSDLRTSSSPGMPPMPPSTNQFSARGRMGVRSRYVDTFNQGGGSSANLFQSPPVASVKPALGANAKFFIPSPAPSSNDQTMTGITESNQEDTSSNENPSTSSGNDWSPQPLSPKPPLPKQKFPSMGHISNQVTMTNSGNPGSLQRRASWDSSVSTSFSPLRKGEIRPLGEALGLPPSVYMPNQFSSMSAPPTRSGSGSFSDLHEVEL from the exons ATGGCTTCGAATCCTCCATTTCAGTTGGAGGATCAGACGGATGAGGATTTCTTCGATAAGCTGGTTGAGGACGATGATGTCCACGTGGCACCTGTTAAGCCCATGGCTCAAGATGTAAGCAGTGATTCCGATGATGCCGCCAAAGTGTTTGCAAATCTGGGAATCGGTGATGCCGATGCCACCGTCGCTTCTGAAAATTCAGGTGTTGGCAAGAGTGGGATTGAGCTGAATAGAGAAGATGATGGCAATAAATCCAATGTTGGAACCGTTGCAGGTGATTATGAAAAGGGAGGTTTTATGGCGTCCTTGAGTGAAGGGACTGTAGATCCAGGAATACATGGAACCGGATCCGATGTTTTGAAGGATTCAAATGCCAGCAAGAGCAATGGAACTGCCGGTCCAGAGATTAAGCAAGTCGGTTGGAATGCTTTTAATATGGATTCTAGTGGAGGCGAAGGCTTTTCCGACTTTTTCAGTGAATTTGGGGATCAGTCTAGTGGGGATTTTGGTGCGAAAGTGTATGGTGGTTCTAATGGTGAAGTGAAACATGATGAGGTGAAACATGATAATGGAATCCAAAGTGATGGATTTAACAGTTCGGTTACGTATGCCCAATACCAAGAGGGTCAAGCTTATGATGCATCTCTTGGAAATAGCACAAGTGGTCAAGATCTCGGTAGCAGCCAGGACTGGGAGAGTCTTTATCCTGGATGGAAGTATGACTACAATACTGGGCAATGGTATCAAGTAGATGACAATGCAACAGCTGCAACTCAGGGAAGCACTGATGGCAATGCAGCAGTGGCAGCAGGTTGGCCTGCTGCTTCTGATGCTGCAGCAGAGATCTCCTATGAGCAACAACCTTCTCAGTCAATTGCAGGAACATTAGCCCAATCTGGTACAACTGAAAGTGTATCTAACTGGAATCAGGTTTCGCAAGGGAACAATGGGTATCCAGAACATATGTATTTCGATCCTCAATATCCCGGTTGGTATTATGACACAATTGCCCAAGAATGGCGCTCATTAGATACTTACAATTCATCAGTTCAATCCACGGCTCAGGGACTAGAAAATGGTCATGCTTCTACTGGTTCTTTTTTGCATACGGATAATAATTTGTATACAGAATTCGGCCAAGCTGGCAGTTATGGCTCACAGGATGTTAGTGGTCAAGCTGTGGATGGCAGATGGAGTGGTTCGTATGGTGTTAACCATCAGCAAGGCTGGAACACTTACACGACTGAATCTGTTAATAGAAGTGGGGATCATGCATCTTCTGTTGGAAACAAGCAATTGGATCATTCTTATGGATCAAGTATTTCTGTAAAAGATCAACAGAGTACTTCTAGTTCATTTGGATCAGTTCCTATGTATAATAAAGTGAACCACAATCATCATCAATCTAATGGTAGTGTTGGAGTGCAAAGCTTTGCTCCTAGTGCAGATCATACTCAACATTTAAATTATTCAAATACAAAGTATGATGAGCACCAGAGTTTCTCAAATGATTACGCTGAAAGTCAGAAATCCTTTAGTTACTCCCAGCAATCATTTCAGAGCGGGAATCAGTATTCTTACGCTCCTCATGCTGGAAGATCATCAGCTGGACGTCCTCCCCATGCCTTGGTGACCTTTGGATTTGGTGGAAAACTTGTTGTAATGAAGGATTCTAGTCTCATGAGCTCATCCTTTGGTAGCCAG GATGCTGCTGTTCAAGGTTCAGTTTCTGTGTTGAACGTGATGGAAGTTGTCAGGGGAAGCATGGGTTCTTCCAGTGATTATTTTCATGCACTGACCCAGCAATCTTTCCCAGGACCTTTGGTTGGTGGGAGTGTAGGAAGTAAAGATTTGTACAAATGGATAGATGAGCGGATTGCAAACTGTGGATCACCTGATATGGATTATAAGAAAGGTGAAAGGTTGAGACTCCTTCTCTCCTTGCTTAAAATAGCCTGCCAACATTATGGGAAATTACGTTCTCCATTTGGCACAGATACCATACTGAAA GAAAATGATACTCCTGAATCAGCAGTTGCAAAACTCTTTGCATCAGTCAAGATGACTAGTAAGGATTTCACTCAGTATGGCATCCTGAGCCATTGCCTGCAAAACTTGCCTCCAGAAGAAAGAATGCGG GCTACGGCTTCTGAGGTACAAAATCTTCTTGTCTCGGGCAAAAAGAAGGAGGCTTTGCAATGTGCACAAGAAGGTCAATTGTGGGGCCCTGCACTTGTACTTGCTTCACAACTTGGTGAACAG TTCTATGTTGATACAGTTAAGCAAATGGCCCTTCGACAACTGGTTGCAGGGTCACCTCTGCGCACATTATGCCTTCTAATTGCTGGACAACCTGCTGAAGTTTTCTCTGCTGACAGCTCAACTGGAGGGAATCCCAGTGCCTTTAATATGCCTGAGCAGTCTGCACAG TTAGGATCTAATGCCATGCTTGATGATTGGGAAGAGAATCTGTCTGTAATAACTGCAAACAGAACCAAAGATGATGAACTAGTAATTATTCATTTAGGTGATAGCTTGTGGAAGGAGAGAAGTGAG ATCACCGCTGCACACATATGCTATTTAGTTGCTGAAGCAAACTTTGAGTCATACTCAGACAGTGCAAGGCTCTGTCTATTAGGAGCAGATCACTGGAAATTTCCTCGAACTTATGCTAGTCCAGAAGCTATCCAG AGAACTGAATTATACGAATATTCGAAGGTGATTGGAAACTCCCAGTTTATTTTGGTTCCATTCCAGCCATATAAGCTTATATATGCCTATATGCTTGCTGAAGTGGGAAAGATTTCAGACTCGTTGAA GTACTGTCAAGCAGCATTGAAATCCTTAAAAATTGGCAGGACACCGGAAGTAGAAACATGGAAACAATTGGTATTGTCTCTTGAGGAGAGGATTAGAACCCACCAACAG GGTGGATATGCTGCAAATTTGGCTCCTGCAAAGTTAGTGGGCAAATTGCTCAACTTTTTTGATAGTACTGCTCATAAAGTTGTTGGTGGATTGCCCCCGCCTGCTCCATCATCATCACAAGGAACTGTACATGGAAATGAACAGCATCATCACTCTGTGGCACACACGCAGAGAGTAGCCAGTAGCCAATCAACGATGGCCATGTCATCCTTAGTTCCATCTGTTTCTATGGAACCCATAACCGAGTGGACAACTGACAATAATAAAATGACAATGCCCAATAGAAGTGTTTCGGAGCCAGACTTTGGTAGAAGCCCCAGACAG GAAACTTCACCTGATGCACAAGTACGAGAGGCAGTATCAGGGGGAACTACACACTTCTCCCGTTTTGGTTTTGGCTCACAACTTTTGCAAAAGACGGTGGGGTTAGTCTTGAGGCCTCGCACTGGCAAACAG GCTAAATTGGGTGAAAAGAACAAATTCTACTATGATGAAAAACTGAAGAGATGGGTAGAGGAAGGTGCGGAACCTCCTGCTGAAGAAACTGCACTTCCGCCGCCACCAACAAATGCTGTTTTCCAAAATGGTTCAACTGAATACAACTTGAAATCTGCATTACAAACAGAAGGATCACCTTCCAATGGTGGCTCTGATTTGAGAACTTCAAGTTCTCCTGGGATGCCACCAATGCCACCTAGCACAAACCAATTCTCTGCACGTGGCCGCATGGGTGTTCGGTCAag GTATGTTGATACCTTCAACCAAGGTGGTGGAAGCTCTGCAAACTTATTTCAATCGCCACCTGTTGCATCTGTCAAACCTGCTCTTGGAGCCAATGCAAAGTTTTTCATTCCGTCTCCTGCACCATCATCAAATGACCAGACAATGACGGGTATAACAGAAAGCAATCAAGAAGATACCTCGAGTAATGAAAATCCGTCTACATCTTCAGGGAATGATTGGTCCCCCCAACCCCTCAGTCCCAAGCCACCATTGCCCAAACAAAAGTTTCCAAGTATGGGTCACATCTCAAACCAGGTAACAATGACAAATAGTGGCAACCCTGGTTCCCTTCAACGGCGAGCTTCATGGGATAGTAGTGTTAGCACTTCATTTAGCCCGTTGAGGAAGGGTGAAATTAGGCCTCTAGGGGAAGCTTTGGGACTGCCACCATCAGTGTATATGCCTAATCAGTTTTCTTCGATGAGCGCACCTCCTACAAGGAGTGGCAGTGGCAGTTTTAGTGATCTTCATGAGGTTGAACTTTGA